The sequence below is a genomic window from Sesamum indicum cultivar Zhongzhi No. 13 unplaced genomic scaffold, S_indicum_v1.0 scaffold00262, whole genome shotgun sequence.
cagaaaataacaaaagccaacagtcagcaaagcaGCAAACTGGAAATCATGTGACCGACAAACCATTATGACAGACAGCTGGAAATCACAAGGCGATGACGAACGCAATGACGTAATCACAGaaacaagtttggagtccgaatTTCAAGTCCGcgacgcctataaataaagaggcaatgaagcagaaggggaTGGGATTataaacttctcctactcttcaaagcatttaTTCTGAGTGTTTTCAACCTTTCtagtattttaatctttcagtTTATCTTTAAAGTTCAATAGGAGTCACTATGATCACTGTCTTTATTTTAAGTATGTGCATACTTCacctatttttcttgttctttatgttgatgacatgcttATTGCTAGCCCTAATCCTCATCTCATCTGTGATTTGCAAAAACAACTTTGTAatgtttttgaaatgaaagatcttggaaatgcaaaacaaattcttgggatgAACATCTCTAGAAATAGAGAAAActctattattcttttaaaccAGAAATCATATATCTTGTCTGTTTTGAAAAACTTTTCCATGGAAAATGCTAAACCTGCATCTGTACCTTTAGCTACACATTTTCAACTTTGCAAAGACTAATCTCCCAAAACAGATTCTGAAAAGGctaaaatggaaaaagttcCCTATTCTAATGTTATTGGTTCCATCATGTATCTTATGGTGTGCACAAAGCCTGATATTGCATATGCCATTAGTTGTCTTAGTAGGTACATGTCAATCCTGGATCACCCCATTGGGAAGCATTGAAATGTTTGCTTAGAAATCTGCGTGGATCTGTTGATATTGGCATTACTTTTTCTAGAAACTCTGATTACACTCAACTTGTTGGATATGTGGACtcaaattatgcaaatgatagGGATAGTCGTAAGTCCACTACATCTTATGTGTTTACTTTTTGCGGTGCATACATTAGTTGGAAATCTCAACTACAACACATAGTCGCTTTATCAACTATTGAAGCAGAATATATTGCCACTACTGAAGCCTTTAAGGAAGCCATTTAGCTAGATAgtcttataaaagaaattgggtttttcaaaagaaaaactagTTGTTTTTTCGGACAGTCAATCTTCTATTCAGCTTTGCAAAAACCCTGTTTTTCACGATCGCACAAAACATATAGATGTTACGTTTCATTTCATCCATGACATCGTTGGGGAGGAAGTCATAAAGCTggaaaagatcaaaattgaGGAAAACCCTGCAGATATGGGGACCAAATGCTTACTTGTGGATAAATTCACTACttgtctaaaaattatgagattagTCCCTGACTAACTTTTCTTCTGTCTTAGTTGTGTTTCTTTGCAGGTACATGAGTGGAGGGTCCCTGTTTCTGGCTATGATGAAGTTCGCCAGATCCAAGAGTACTCCAAACCAAGTTCCTGTTAAGGATcattggtccaaggtggagtaTGTAAAGTTTATATGGCGCAAATGACTTATATGGTAGGCCCACCAGAGCAAAGACCCAAACCCACCCGGCTGCCCACCAGAGAAAAGACCCAAACCCACCCGGCTGCCCACCTATACTACCCGGCCCACTATCGGTAACCCGACCCATAACCcttatcctatatatatatggaccTAACCCTAATGACTGCTACTTTCCCCCTCTTCTTTGTGCGCCGACAGTTTCTCTCTTCCTCcctttctctctatttctgCCATGGATTGTCTTTCCTTCCTTCTCCACCTAGAATGGTGGTGGCCTTCCATAGCCAACTTAATGGCTTATCGAAAGCCACCGTAATCTTCCATTTCTACGGTTTTAGTTCTCTGATAAAAGGGGTTCTACCCTTCGGGCCCAAGACACAACATACTCACTCTTCTTCATCCTCTCATACTATGCTAAGTGATCCTAGTAGTGGGTCTTTGTGACCGGTTGTGAGAGGCAAGGTCTCCGTGATCTGTCGAAGTGATTTCCAATAGTGTAACCATGGGTTTGGCCCTTTTCTCGTAGTGTATAAGTCTCAGTGACAAAGGAACTCGAACCTCTGTGATTGGATCTGGCGACATCCTGAGCCGTTTCTCAAATCTCatatttgttctttatttcattttatttttattatattcattatttatattttggttcGTATTAAGGAGTTTAGTATTCcatataatttctataatagTTGGCTAggatttattttgtgaaagaGATATCACTGGGGGTTCACACCTTACAACATCAAAACATTATGCGGGAATGGAACTATAAGCAAACCCAAGTACATTTTTCAGTCATAAACAAGACAACCAACACCAATCCTATTGCCTACCGAGAAGAGatgaaagaaaacaattaaCATACCCAAGGCCCCTAAATTGAAATACAAGCCATATATCCCATCCTTGCATAACAAAGAACCATAATTGCAATTGATAATAAACTAGTTAGTCTAAATAGCTCTTCAATAGGTGACATTAACTCTGCTACATCAGTGTTTTAATGTCAAAACATCACAAATCGCATAGCCAAAACTCTGGAAAGAAACCACATGAAATGGCACAACAGTGTTACGAGAAGTAGACACTTAAATCCCTGTTTTGCGTAGCTCAGCTGCCCCGTGGGCAAAATGGCACCTATCTCCAAATGTGCAGGACCTTTTGGAGAAGTTCTCACAAAGCATGGTCTTGAAGTTGCTCCCGGGGGTAGCATGACCTCCAGGGCCTCCAATGGCCTTCGCAGGGCCACCAACTGAACCAATACTAATAATCAGTTCTCTCACCATTGCACTTGCTTGCTTAATTTGTTCAAATGTACCCTCGAGCTCAATGTTTCTAAGGTTTGGATCTGTCTCGTGCTCTTGGATAGCTAACTTGGCTCCCATTTGCCGGCTTATCTGCTTGGAATTCACTCCGCCTTTCCCAATGATGGCACCAGCTAGGGAAGCATCCACACTGATCTTGGTAGTAGCTGAGGCACTAAAACTGCCTGCAGGTCCTGGTACAGGTGGCTTTGCTCGAGCAACAAAGCAGCCAGGAATAGCTCCAATGGCACGAGGATCCTCCTGAGCTTGTATGATAGGTTTGCCAAGCTCCCACTCCCCATGAGCAAAGTGGAATTTATCATGGTATTTGCAACCTTCTGTCCTGCTGTATTTGTTGCATAGTTTGGTTTTAACAGTAGCTGGAGTTGAACCATTCTGGATTGGCGGCGGCACTACTTTTGTTCTGGTGGCAGGACTAAGCGCCAGATTCATCATCTGGGCCACAACATTATAGCCACCAGGAAAATAGTGAAGAAAGTGTAATCAAATTccaggtaaaaaaaaaatgtagctGCAACTAGAAAGCAAGCTACAGGCTCATCAGTTTGAATAAGAAGGACTGTAGATTCTTTTCCTCTGAAGAAGTCGTGTTTCTCAGTCTGGCAACATTTGcaatccatttttttattttaagcaatTTAGAGGTTTTTAGTTAGTTGAAGCCCaactgtgtatatatatgagacTTCATCCTCTTGTAACTTGATATAACAGATAATACATCTGGTTGAACATTCAATACCCGattgtctttgttttttttcaagaattcattTGCTTGATTCAGTTTTCCATATCCATGCCTGTTTCTCTGTATTTCAACATGGCATCAGAGCAGGTTAGGCTCTGAATACAACACACAATCTTCAAATTGCTACACCAATTACTTCCTGTTTTCTACTTCAGTCCGTGAGCTTAGAAAACGGATGACAAAAACCACCATGGAAGAGAAAAACTCTACTGAATATATCAACATGAAACCTCAAGGAAACGACCAACCTGGAATGAATCTCGTGTCAGCGCCATTAAACGACAACAATTATTTGACGTGGGCAAGGTCCATAAAAATAGCTCTTGGAGCCAAAGAAAAACTCAGCTTCATCAATGGAACATACCAAAAACTTACAGAAGGGAAAGAAGCCATTAAGGCGTGGAACAAGAATGATTGCATGGTATTTTCTTGGATTCTAAGTGCCATTGCAAAAGAAATTGCACAAGCTTTCTTGTATGCGGAATCTGCCAGAGATTTATGGGTGGAGCTTGAAACACGATTTGGCGATAGCAACGGACCCCTCCTCTATCAGATACAAAGAGATATTGCCTCTGTATCACAGAAGAACATGATTGTAGCCGCTTATTTTACAAAACTTAAAAAGCTCTGGGACGAATTGGCAACATTGGATCCCCTGCCG
It includes:
- the LOC110011437 gene encoding uncharacterized protein LOC110011437, whose protein sequence is MEEKNSTEYINMKPQGNDQPGMNLVSAPLNDNNYLTWARSIKIALGAKEKLSFINGTYQKLTEGKEAIKAWNKNDCMVFSWILSAIAKEIAQAFLYAESARDLWVELETRFGDSNGPLLYQIQRDIASVSQKNMIVAAYFTKLKKLWDELATLDPLPVCTCGTSKKLADRATSYQLIQFLVGLSDAYDHVRNQILLMDPLPTAAKAYSMVHRVEKQREINSGVSELDKEGVMVAQVFEPRKQESIKGNAKKWTSVDKRQLQCEHCKKKGHSKEGCFELIGFPDWYKAILD
- the LOC105179983 gene encoding zinc finger CCCH domain-containing protein 14-like; the encoded protein is MMNLALSPATRTKVVPPPIQNGSTPATVKTKLCNKYSRTEGCKYHDKFHFAHGEWELGKPIIQAQEDPRAIGAIPGCFVARAKPPVPGPAGSFSASATTKISVDASLAGAIIGKGGVNSKQISRQMGAKLAIQEHETDPNLRNIELEGTFEQIKQASAMVRELIISIGSVGGPAKAIGGPGGHATPGSNFKTMLCENFSKRSCTFGDRCHFAHGAAELRKTGI